One genomic segment of Culturomica massiliensis includes these proteins:
- a CDS encoding AraC family transcriptional regulator, producing MKYVLKEITPLEKNSLFWIRYHPNHRLNFPLHYHDEYELCLMEHICGKRTVGNLVEDFGKSDLALIGPDVLHCYKRGEDYKDTVCEGIIIQFGKNLIHTEILNTYQFRDIKAMLEKAAVGIQFSAETTAKVREKLYRLVNLQDFSAVTLFFEILNELALSEDQRILIPPTLEDCGEINIQQSRRINKIIQFVEKNYQQKITLEQIGELIGMSPSSVSRFFKQRTRHRFWDYLNNFRVKKATKILMETNHSVSEICYECGFNNISNFNRVFKEKMQYTPSEYRKKIQDSTVPLNRA from the coding sequence ATGAAATACGTATTAAAAGAAATAACACCTCTTGAAAAAAACAGTTTATTCTGGATCCGGTATCATCCCAATCACCGGTTAAATTTTCCGTTACATTATCACGATGAATACGAATTATGCCTGATGGAACACATCTGCGGCAAACGGACGGTCGGTAATTTAGTCGAAGATTTCGGTAAATCGGATTTAGCCCTGATCGGCCCGGACGTACTCCACTGTTATAAAAGAGGGGAAGATTATAAGGACACCGTTTGCGAGGGCATTATTATTCAATTCGGAAAGAATCTGATACATACGGAAATTCTAAACACATATCAGTTCAGGGACATAAAAGCGATGCTCGAAAAAGCGGCTGTCGGTATTCAATTTTCAGCCGAAACGACGGCTAAAGTCAGAGAAAAGCTATACCGTCTGGTAAATCTTCAGGATTTTAGCGCCGTTACACTTTTTTTCGAGATTCTCAACGAATTGGCATTATCGGAAGACCAACGTATTCTGATACCGCCTACTTTAGAGGATTGCGGCGAAATCAACATACAACAAAGCCGCCGGATCAATAAAATTATTCAATTCGTAGAGAAAAACTACCAGCAAAAGATAACGCTGGAACAAATCGGGGAGCTGATCGGCATGTCGCCTTCTTCTGTGAGCCGTTTTTTCAAACAACGTACCCGGCACCGGTTTTGGGATTACCTGAATAATTTCCGGGTAAAAAAAGCCACCAAGATACTGATGGAAACAAACCATTCCGTATCGGAAATATGTTACGAATGCGGTTTCAACAACATTTCCAACTTCAACCGGGTGTTCAAAGAAAAGATGCAATATACCCCCAGTGAATACCGCAAAAAAATCCAGGATTCAACCGTTCCGTTAAACAGAGCGTAA
- a CDS encoding GH92 family glycosyl hydrolase yields the protein MRNKHFYRLLTGGMFLLCLNACRENVEVGKYVDPNIGGVAPLLTTVTPQVHRPHAMVRIYPLTEPRLNDRYLSDHLYGITINMPRYRLGETASVMPTTGELRTGFREARSWYDHGREELHPWGHRVILEDYDIDAEWTTTERCCLFRFVYPEKERANLLFRIKGEGELKIEDNRIIKGWEKVEYARQYFYIELDKPFEQAGIWEGDRTGDAPEIKGSNIGGWLSADRVTEVEARVGISFISVEQARQNLEKETGNKTFAAIREDSRQIWEKALGRIRVEGGTEREKRIFYTSLYRTYERMVNFSEDGKYYSGFDRQIHADNGRPFYNDDWIWDTYRNLHALGMILEPDRKADMLQSYVEMYKQWGWMPNFPELTEWGGDWVGSWSAVWKGEPMIGNHTASLFAEAYEKGVRNFDLEKAYEGIRKNALEGTMVPWRSGPASELDKFYAQHGYFPALAPGEDEPYDYVDHKWEKRQAVSVTLEQSYDDWCLAQFAKALGKDEDYDLLMKRSRNYLNLWNPEIGYFAPKNEKGEWIPDFDPQLCDGFGARSYFAEVNACVHVFHIQHDIPGLIGLMGGNKKFIQRLDDVFNEPSHIDKWKFMGLMPDATGLHGMIPVGNEPAFHIPYLYNYAGAAWKTQFRTRQLADLWFDDRPTGLSGDEDGGALCAWYVFTALGFYPVNPASGEYAITSPVFSRSEIQLPEGKSFVVQAKGNSLKNKYIQSARLNGKPYDRAFISHADIMKGGILELEMGEAPNKSWGKAE from the coding sequence ATGAGAAATAAGCATTTTTATAGATTATTGACAGGTGGCATGTTCCTTTTATGCTTGAATGCTTGTCGGGAAAATGTGGAGGTCGGAAAATATGTCGATCCGAACATCGGAGGGGTAGCTCCTTTGTTGACGACTGTCACGCCACAGGTACATCGTCCTCATGCAATGGTAAGGATATATCCGTTGACGGAGCCGCGCTTAAACGATCGTTATCTTTCCGATCATTTGTATGGGATCACGATCAATATGCCCCGTTATCGCTTGGGAGAGACGGCATCGGTAATGCCCACGACTGGCGAATTGAGAACCGGCTTCCGGGAAGCCCGTTCCTGGTATGATCACGGCCGGGAAGAATTGCATCCCTGGGGACATCGGGTTATTCTGGAAGATTACGATATCGATGCCGAATGGACGACGACAGAGCGCTGTTGCCTGTTTCGGTTTGTTTATCCGGAAAAGGAAAGGGCAAATCTGCTTTTTCGCATCAAAGGAGAGGGGGAATTGAAGATTGAAGACAACCGGATTATTAAGGGATGGGAAAAAGTGGAGTATGCCCGGCAATATTTTTATATCGAACTGGATAAACCTTTTGAGCAGGCGGGAATCTGGGAAGGTGACCGTACCGGTGATGCTCCGGAAATAAAAGGTAGTAATATCGGAGGTTGGCTGAGTGCCGATAGAGTGACGGAAGTCGAAGCCCGTGTCGGTATTTCTTTTATCAGCGTGGAACAGGCACGACAAAACCTGGAAAAAGAAACCGGGAATAAAACATTTGCTGCAATTCGGGAGGATTCCCGGCAGATATGGGAAAAAGCCTTGGGACGTATACGGGTAGAAGGTGGTACGGAGCGGGAGAAGAGAATATTTTATACCAGTTTGTACCGTACTTATGAACGAATGGTGAATTTTTCCGAAGACGGTAAATATTACAGTGGTTTCGACCGGCAAATACATGCTGATAACGGTCGCCCTTTCTATAACGACGATTGGATATGGGATACCTATCGGAATCTGCATGCCTTGGGTATGATATTGGAGCCGGACCGAAAAGCGGATATGTTACAGTCGTATGTGGAGATGTATAAACAGTGGGGGTGGATGCCGAATTTTCCCGAACTGACGGAATGGGGCGGAGATTGGGTTGGTTCCTGGAGTGCTGTGTGGAAAGGTGAGCCGATGATCGGTAATCATACGGCCAGTTTATTTGCGGAGGCGTATGAGAAAGGTGTTCGGAATTTCGATCTGGAAAAGGCGTATGAGGGGATAAGGAAAAATGCGCTGGAAGGAACGATGGTGCCCTGGCGGTCGGGACCGGCCAGTGAACTGGATAAATTTTATGCACAACACGGCTACTTCCCGGCATTGGCACCGGGAGAGGATGAGCCCTATGATTATGTCGATCATAAATGGGAAAAAAGACAAGCCGTGTCCGTGACATTGGAACAGAGCTATGACGATTGGTGTTTGGCTCAGTTTGCAAAAGCCCTGGGAAAGGATGAAGATTATGATTTGTTGATGAAACGTTCCAGAAATTACCTCAATTTATGGAATCCGGAAATCGGGTATTTCGCCCCTAAAAATGAGAAAGGTGAGTGGATCCCGGATTTTGACCCTCAATTGTGTGACGGTTTCGGGGCCAGGAGTTATTTTGCAGAGGTGAATGCTTGTGTGCATGTTTTTCATATACAACACGATATTCCCGGGTTAATCGGGTTAATGGGGGGAAATAAGAAATTTATTCAGCGCCTGGATGATGTATTTAACGAGCCCTCTCATATCGACAAATGGAAATTTATGGGACTTATGCCGGATGCAACGGGATTACACGGTATGATTCCTGTTGGGAATGAACCGGCCTTCCATATTCCCTATCTTTATAATTATGCCGGAGCAGCCTGGAAAACACAATTCCGGACCCGTCAATTGGCTGATTTATGGTTTGACGACCGGCCTACAGGTTTATCCGGAGATGAAGACGGGGGAGCGCTTTGTGCCTGGTATGTATTTACGGCTTTGGGATTCTATCCGGTAAATCCGGCTTCGGGTGAATATGCTATTACCAGTCCGGTATTCTCTCGTTCCGAGATACAGTTGCCGGAAGGAAAAAGTTTTGTCGTACAGGCTAAGGGAAACTCTCTTAAAAACAAATATATCCAATCGGCCCGTCTGAACGGAAAACCGTATGACCGGGCGTTTATCAGTCATGCCGATATTATGAAAGGTGGGATACTGGAATTGGAAATGGGAGAAGCACCTAATAAATCATGGGGAAAAGCAGAATAA
- a CDS encoding ATP-dependent DNA helicase has protein sequence MIGKHFGEIVLKNFGYEFSPAQKNAVGLFSQFFFGQKEDSLFVLKGYAGTGKTSLVAAIVNTLLSFEYKVVLLAPTGRAAKVFSAYAGHSAFTIHKKIYRQKSATDGEGEFDLGFNGGTDTLFFVDEASMISNSGEESNFGSGHLLDDLMEYVYNGRNNRLVLIGDMAQLPPVGLDVSPALDPEALRFLYNMEICEAVLTDVMRQAEQSGILFNATAVRHLLGSGKTTPELKITGFPDVCRIGGAELLEEIDSCYGKYGVDETMIVCRSNKRANRFNEGVRRMILYREEDFSCGDKIMIVKNNYFWAKDYERIDFIANGDIATVLKIEKRAELYGRHFARTRLMLAGYEEEITAWVMLDTLTSDAPALTYEENRDLYRSVEADYTDLASRKKRFEKIRENEFFNALQIKFAYAVTCHKAQGGQWDAVFIDQGWVADGMLTDEYWRWLYTAVTRARKRLYFVNFKPEFFDRKEG, from the coding sequence ATGATAGGAAAACATTTCGGAGAAATTGTATTGAAAAATTTCGGTTATGAATTTTCTCCGGCACAAAAAAATGCCGTCGGACTTTTTTCACAGTTTTTTTTCGGACAGAAAGAAGATAGTTTGTTTGTACTCAAAGGTTATGCCGGGACGGGGAAGACTTCCTTGGTGGCGGCAATCGTCAATACTCTTCTGTCTTTCGAATATAAAGTCGTTTTGTTGGCTCCGACAGGAAGGGCTGCCAAAGTATTTTCAGCCTATGCCGGTCATTCGGCATTTACCATTCATAAAAAGATTTATCGTCAGAAATCGGCAACGGATGGGGAAGGAGAGTTCGATTTGGGATTTAACGGCGGGACTGATACGCTTTTTTTTGTCGATGAAGCATCTATGATTTCCAATTCCGGGGAGGAGAGTAATTTTGGTTCCGGACATTTGTTAGACGATTTGATGGAATATGTTTATAATGGAAGAAATAATCGCCTGGTATTGATCGGGGATATGGCACAGTTGCCTCCGGTCGGCTTGGATGTAAGTCCGGCTTTGGACCCGGAAGCGCTTCGCTTTTTGTATAATATGGAAATTTGCGAAGCTGTATTGACGGATGTCATGAGGCAGGCAGAACAATCGGGAATTTTATTCAATGCGACGGCTGTTCGGCATTTGCTCGGTAGTGGAAAAACCACTCCTGAATTGAAAATTACCGGTTTCCCGGATGTCTGCCGTATCGGTGGAGCCGAACTGCTGGAAGAAATCGACAGTTGTTACGGAAAGTACGGGGTAGACGAAACGATGATTGTCTGTCGTTCGAATAAAAGAGCCAATCGTTTTAATGAAGGAGTCCGAAGGATGATTTTATATCGGGAAGAAGACTTCAGTTGCGGAGATAAAATCATGATTGTCAAAAATAATTATTTCTGGGCTAAAGATTATGAACGTATTGATTTTATCGCGAACGGGGATATTGCTACGGTTTTGAAAATAGAAAAACGGGCGGAACTCTATGGACGGCATTTTGCCCGGACCCGGTTGATGCTGGCCGGTTATGAAGAGGAGATAACGGCTTGGGTGATGCTCGATACCCTGACTTCGGATGCGCCGGCTTTAACGTATGAAGAAAACCGCGATTTGTACCGTTCGGTTGAAGCGGATTATACAGACTTGGCTTCTCGTAAAAAACGATTTGAGAAAATACGTGAAAATGAGTTTTTTAATGCCTTACAGATAAAATTCGCTTATGCGGTTACTTGTCATAAGGCCCAGGGAGGACAATGGGATGCCGTTTTTATCGATCAGGGGTGGGTGGCGGACGGGATGCTGACAGACGAATACTGGAGATGGTTGTATACTGCTGTCACCCGGGCCAGAAAGCGGTTGTATTTTGTGAATTTCAAACCGGAATTTTTCGACCGGAAAGAAGGATAG
- the gcvP gene encoding aminomethyl-transferring glycine dehydrogenase — MATDKFLWRHIGPRPEDIEEMLKVVGVKSLDELIGQTVPESIRLKSILDLPEPLTESEFFQRIREVAAKNKIYRSFIGQGYYDTISPAVIVRNILENPAWYTSYTPYQAEVSQGRLEALLNFQTVILELTGMEITNCSLLDEATAAAEAMQMMYALRNKELKKSGANKLFVDNQLFPQTKDVLVTRSAPFGIELVYGDYDTFEFTPDVFGAIVQYPAANGQVRDYKAFAEKVHAHGGLISVAADIMSLVLLTPPGEWGADIVVGSTQRFGIPMGYGGPSAAYMATREEYKRNIPGRIIGVTIDAQGNKALRLALQTREQHIKREKASSNICTAKALDATMAGFYAVYHGKEGLERIAKHIHSAAVILAEEIQKYGYKLKYGKFFDTIRFELPEGIKLESIRDLALEKKINLFYCECCCCAPTVGLSTDEKINEEEINTVIGIFAEAAAKKAEYARFLDDRTVLDPEMVRDDEFLDEPVFKLYHSETALMRYMKNLERRDISLATSMISLGSCTMKLNAAIEMLPLSWPEFGAIHPFVPFSQAEGYQQMIRETEEMLAKVTGFAGCSLQPNSGAAGEYASLMVIRQYHISRGDAHRDIILIPASAHGTNPASCTMAGFKPVIIASTAEGNIDVDDFRAKAEANRDNLAGAMITYPSTHGIFEESIKELVKIVHENGGQLFMDGANMNGQCGLTSPGTIGADICHLNLHKTFAMPHGGGGPGVGPICAASHLVEFLPTHAVVKTGGDKGIHAVAAAPYGSVSLIPITYGYLLMLGGEGLKMVTEMAILNANYLASSFEKLGFKILYTGTKGRVGHEMIWDCTGFNKEYGISDLDIAKRLMDFGFHAPTLSFPVHGTLMVEPTESEPKEELDRFIEALKTIRDEILEIGEGKADKADNVLKNAPHTHKVLTADTWTHAYPRSKAAYPLTWVAENKFWPQVGRVDDGYGDRNLVCSCQVLYEEN, encoded by the coding sequence ATGGCGACAGATAAATTTTTATGGAGGCATATCGGGCCTCGGCCGGAAGACATTGAAGAGATGTTGAAGGTAGTAGGAGTAAAGTCATTGGATGAATTAATCGGACAGACCGTACCGGAGTCGATCCGTTTAAAAAGTATTTTGGATTTGCCGGAACCGCTTACGGAATCTGAGTTTTTTCAACGAATCCGGGAAGTGGCTGCTAAGAATAAGATATATCGTTCTTTTATCGGGCAGGGATATTACGATACAATATCTCCGGCGGTAATCGTCCGGAATATTCTGGAAAATCCGGCCTGGTATACTTCTTATACGCCGTATCAGGCAGAGGTATCCCAGGGACGTCTGGAAGCTCTCTTGAATTTTCAGACGGTTATATTGGAGTTGACAGGTATGGAAATTACCAACTGCTCTTTGCTGGATGAGGCTACTGCTGCTGCTGAGGCGATGCAGATGATGTATGCTTTGCGGAATAAGGAACTGAAAAAGTCCGGAGCCAACAAATTGTTTGTAGACAATCAGTTGTTCCCGCAAACAAAAGATGTATTGGTTACCCGTTCGGCTCCTTTCGGAATAGAATTGGTATACGGGGATTACGATACGTTTGAATTTACACCGGATGTGTTCGGAGCTATCGTACAGTATCCGGCTGCTAACGGTCAGGTACGCGATTATAAAGCTTTTGCGGAAAAAGTGCATGCCCACGGTGGCTTGATCAGCGTTGCCGCCGATATTATGAGTCTGGTGCTTTTGACTCCTCCGGGAGAATGGGGAGCGGATATTGTTGTCGGCTCTACCCAGCGTTTCGGTATTCCGATGGGATACGGCGGACCGAGTGCTGCTTATATGGCCACCCGTGAAGAATACAAGCGCAATATTCCGGGACGTATTATCGGTGTGACAATTGATGCACAGGGAAATAAAGCTTTGCGTTTGGCTTTGCAGACCCGGGAACAACACATTAAACGGGAAAAAGCGTCTTCCAATATTTGTACGGCTAAGGCTTTGGATGCAACAATGGCCGGTTTCTATGCCGTTTACCACGGTAAGGAAGGTTTGGAGAGAATAGCGAAACACATCCATTCGGCTGCCGTTATTTTAGCAGAAGAAATTCAGAAATACGGTTATAAGCTCAAATACGGAAAATTCTTCGATACCATTCGTTTCGAATTACCGGAAGGGATAAAACTGGAAAGTATCCGGGATCTGGCTTTGGAGAAGAAAATCAATTTATTCTATTGTGAATGTTGTTGTTGTGCTCCCACTGTCGGTTTATCGACTGATGAAAAGATCAATGAGGAAGAGATCAATACAGTGATCGGCATTTTTGCGGAAGCGGCGGCGAAAAAAGCTGAATATGCCCGTTTCCTCGACGATCGTACGGTATTGGATCCGGAAATGGTGCGTGATGACGAATTCCTCGACGAGCCCGTATTTAAATTATACCATTCGGAAACGGCTTTGATGCGCTATATGAAAAATCTTGAAAGACGGGATATTTCATTGGCGACCTCAATGATTTCTCTGGGATCGTGTACAATGAAGCTGAACGCTGCTATTGAAATGCTGCCGCTTTCCTGGCCAGAATTTGGGGCTATTCATCCTTTTGTACCGTTTTCACAGGCAGAAGGCTATCAGCAGATGATCCGGGAAACGGAAGAAATGTTGGCCAAAGTAACCGGTTTTGCGGGGTGTAGTTTGCAGCCGAATTCAGGTGCAGCCGGAGAGTATGCTTCGTTGATGGTTATTCGCCAATATCATATCTCACGTGGAGATGCTCACCGGGATATTATCCTGATTCCTGCTTCGGCTCATGGTACGAATCCTGCTTCCTGTACGATGGCCGGTTTCAAGCCGGTTATCATTGCCAGTACGGCAGAAGGTAATATCGATGTAGACGATTTCCGGGCAAAAGCTGAAGCAAACCGGGATAATCTGGCCGGAGCCATGATTACCTATCCGTCTACTCACGGTATTTTCGAAGAATCGATTAAAGAATTGGTGAAAATCGTACACGAAAACGGAGGTCAGCTGTTTATGGACGGTGCCAATATGAACGGACAATGCGGTTTGACCAGTCCGGGAACCATTGGGGCCGATATTTGCCATTTAAATCTGCACAAAACTTTTGCTATGCCTCACGGTGGAGGTGGACCCGGAGTCGGACCGATTTGTGCAGCATCGCATTTGGTAGAATTCCTGCCGACACACGCTGTTGTGAAAACGGGCGGAGACAAAGGGATACATGCTGTTGCTGCAGCGCCCTACGGTTCCGTCAGCCTGATCCCGATTACTTACGGCTATTTGCTGATGTTAGGCGGTGAAGGCTTGAAGATGGTTACCGAAATGGCGATATTGAATGCAAACTATCTGGCTTCCTCATTTGAAAAGTTAGGCTTTAAGATTTTATATACGGGTACCAAAGGCCGGGTTGGACATGAGATGATCTGGGATTGTACCGGTTTCAACAAAGAGTACGGTATTTCGGATCTGGATATTGCCAAGCGGTTGATGGACTTCGGTTTCCATGCTCCTACATTGTCGTTCCCGGTTCATGGAACATTGATGGTCGAACCGACAGAGAGTGAGCCGAAGGAAGAACTTGATCGTTTTATCGAAGCTTTGAAAACGATTCGGGATGAAATTCTGGAAATCGGAGAAGGAAAAGCCGATAAAGCGGATAATGTATTGAAAAATGCACCTCATACCCATAAGGTATTGACGGCAGATACCTGGACTCATGCCTATCCGCGGAGTAAGGCTGCTTATCCGTTGACCTGGGTGGCTGAAAATAAATTCTGGCCACAGGTGGGACGTGTGGACGATGGTTATGGAGACCGGAATTTGGTTTGTTCCTGCCAGGTGCTTTACGAGGAAAACTAA
- a CDS encoding TlpA disulfide reductase family protein has product MSIKILPVLLLLSLSLFGQEKKPYIIRGTVSDPINEDVTVYLEQMGLAITEGWPRIDSVKIKNGKFVFKGKIDHPDLYRLGIKGTNPKGTILIIEPGTIKVNFSRTNIDVSGGPIQEDFVKYVESSDHFGDNVVYFINKYIEQPVIRTFVFRFLKIPNLQHECMDTIYPKLSQEIKEKLEREKLKWDKRLKKVQEKQKLEEEKNTPEAVRTGKPYTDFKAESSDGSTLRLSEIRKGKRLVLLDFWASWCNPCMKEMPNIIQIYKDYKDKGLEVVGISLDRNKEAWTKAIEKNQMKWIQLITTKEPVNEDISELYHVKAIPYTILIDSSGTIVARKLRGEELRETVEKLLK; this is encoded by the coding sequence ATGAGTATAAAGATTTTACCTGTATTATTATTACTATCCTTATCACTGTTCGGACAAGAAAAGAAGCCCTACATTATTCGCGGAACGGTATCTGATCCTATCAATGAAGATGTAACGGTCTATCTTGAACAAATGGGATTGGCAATAACAGAGGGGTGGCCTCGTATCGATAGTGTAAAAATAAAAAACGGAAAATTTGTATTTAAGGGAAAAATAGACCACCCGGATCTATATCGGCTAGGTATAAAAGGGACAAATCCCAAAGGGACAATCCTTATTATAGAACCAGGAACAATAAAAGTAAATTTTTCACGAACCAATATAGATGTATCCGGAGGACCTATACAGGAAGATTTTGTAAAATATGTCGAATCATCCGACCATTTCGGAGATAATGTCGTTTATTTTATTAATAAATATATCGAACAGCCGGTTATCCGGACATTTGTATTCCGTTTTCTGAAAATTCCGAATTTGCAGCATGAATGTATGGACACCATTTATCCCAAATTATCCCAAGAAATAAAAGAGAAACTGGAACGGGAAAAACTCAAATGGGATAAACGATTAAAAAAGGTACAGGAAAAACAAAAACTGGAAGAGGAAAAGAACACTCCCGAAGCCGTTCGGACCGGGAAACCCTATACGGATTTCAAAGCCGAGAGTTCGGATGGAAGTACACTGCGGCTTTCTGAAATCCGGAAAGGCAAACGCCTCGTTTTACTCGACTTTTGGGCCTCCTGGTGCAATCCCTGCATGAAAGAAATGCCGAATATCATTCAGATATACAAAGACTATAAAGACAAGGGACTGGAAGTTGTCGGCATTTCTTTAGACCGGAATAAAGAAGCCTGGACAAAAGCCATTGAAAAAAATCAGATGAAATGGATACAATTGATCACTACCAAAGAACCGGTAAATGAAGATATCAGTGAGCTGTATCATGTAAAAGCTATTCCGTATACCATACTGATAGACTCGTCAGGCACAATCGTTGCCCGGAAATTACGGGGCGAAGAGTTACGGGAAACCGTTGAAAAATTATTGAAATAA
- a CDS encoding DUF3822 family protein, producing MQNIFYLDNNFVKENSIQYILSIRFSTDGLSFCVHDNFDKLLAFYYQPYSLDSQTEVIAKVKKAIVEEELLNLRYRKVYIVPCKKEKTLIPAHIFNKNYLSDLYRLCHHTEKNDILLYRKVRPMEAYLVESLPRSFTTFLTTRYQSICIVNSAYSFIINSLSSTLINREHLFVDIQDRYFDILLTRNNEVLLFNSFSYNSVTDMVYYMLNCLKNTNINKSNLQTTISGTLANDPHLYATLSTYIPTISVLNDTNLSQILKNDRLNTSGFVHLLSLHKCE from the coding sequence ATGCAAAATATCTTTTATTTAGATAACAATTTTGTAAAAGAGAACTCTATTCAATATATTTTGTCCATCCGTTTTTCAACGGATGGACTTTCATTTTGCGTGCACGATAATTTCGATAAATTACTGGCTTTTTACTACCAGCCTTACAGTCTGGATTCACAAACCGAAGTCATTGCCAAAGTAAAAAAAGCAATTGTAGAGGAAGAACTGTTGAATTTACGTTACCGAAAGGTATACATCGTCCCTTGTAAAAAAGAAAAGACGCTGATTCCGGCCCATATCTTTAACAAGAATTACTTGTCGGATCTTTACCGCCTCTGCCATCATACAGAAAAAAACGATATCCTGCTTTACCGGAAAGTACGCCCCATGGAAGCTTATCTGGTAGAGTCGCTACCCCGTAGTTTTACTACTTTTCTAACCACACGTTACCAATCGATATGTATTGTTAACAGTGCTTATTCTTTTATCATTAACTCTTTATCATCGACTCTTATCAACCGGGAGCATCTGTTTGTCGATATACAGGACCGTTATTTCGACATTCTGCTAACCCGCAATAACGAAGTACTGTTATTCAACAGTTTCTCGTACAATTCTGTAACAGACATGGTGTACTACATGCTGAATTGCCTGAAAAATACGAATATCAATAAAAGCAATTTACAAACCACGATTTCAGGAACTTTAGCCAACGATCCCCATCTTTACGCGACGTTGAGTACCTATATTCCTACCATATCTGTATTAAACGATACCAATCTCAGTCAAATATTAAAAAATGACAGGCTGAATACTTCGGGATTTGTTCATTTGTTAAGTCTACATAAATGCGAATAA
- a CDS encoding DUF1573 domain-containing protein, which translates to MGNESHLQRGCNHKNAGKGVLKIQAVDPDCSCTDVSVTKKELSAGDTCLLKFVYNTHLKNGKYENYICITANTDSLVHILQINSLVDL; encoded by the coding sequence ATTGGAAATGAATCACATTTACAAAGGGGCTGTAATCATAAAAATGCAGGAAAAGGAGTCTTAAAAATACAAGCAGTCGATCCCGATTGTTCATGTACGGATGTTTCCGTAACCAAAAAAGAACTTTCTGCCGGAGACACCTGTTTGTTGAAGTTCGTTTACAATACTCATTTGAAAAACGGAAAATATGAAAATTACATTTGCATTACAGCGAATACGGATTCTTTGGTTCATATCTTACAAATTAACTCATTAGTCGATCTGTAA
- a CDS encoding RsmD family RNA methyltransferase: MRIISGTHRGRQIFPDKNFTARPTTDFAKENLFNVLSNYMDFEGLKALDLFSGTGSISYELASRGATEIVAVELNYNHYTFIKRTICELGFKSIRVYKNDTFAACKKLRGQQFNLIFADPPYNLPRIKEVPAAIFDNDLLAEEGIAVIEHPGTIDYSDLPYFAEHREYGSVNFSIFRKTKS, translated from the coding sequence ATGCGAATAATCAGTGGTACCCACAGAGGCCGGCAAATTTTTCCGGATAAGAATTTTACTGCCCGTCCGACAACCGATTTTGCCAAAGAAAATTTATTCAACGTACTCAGTAACTATATGGATTTTGAGGGCCTAAAAGCCCTGGATCTGTTCTCTGGTACCGGGAGTATCAGCTATGAGCTGGCTTCCCGGGGAGCAACTGAAATCGTAGCAGTAGAATTAAACTACAATCATTACACTTTTATCAAACGGACGATCTGCGAATTAGGCTTTAAAAGCATACGGGTATACAAAAACGACACATTTGCAGCTTGTAAGAAACTCCGGGGGCAGCAATTTAACCTCATATTCGCCGATCCCCCATACAACCTTCCGAGGATCAAAGAGGTCCCGGCTGCTATTTTCGATAACGACCTGCTGGCAGAAGAAGGTATAGCCGTTATCGAACATCCGGGAACGATCGACTATTCCGACCTCCCCTATTTCGCAGAACACCGGGAATACGGAAGTGTAAATTTCTCTATCTTCCGGAAAACAAAATCCTAA